Within the Agromyces atrinae genome, the region CTGCTTGAGGATGGCTGGATCTATCTGGAAAGCCTGCTGCGCACCGAGAGTGGCAAACTTGCGCAGTACATCTTCGGTTCCCGGCAGGTTGCCAATGGCGGCAAGGTCCGTGGGAATGTCATCGGCTTCTGCCGTTAGGTCTTCTGGCTCTTCGCCGGCGCGCAGGCCCGCCTCGCCCGGGCCGGAGTCCGACGGGCCGGAGATGTCGTTACCCGCTTCGGGACTCATGGTGGAACGCTACCGTGAACCTCGACTCGTTTCTACGTCCCGAACTTACGCACGAGGCCCCAGGGTCTCAATGCGATGACCCTGTTCACGTGTTTGCGAACGCACGACCTATTCGCCCGACCGGGAGACGGACGGACTCAGACGTTTGACCGAAGGGCCGTGCCGCGTGCGCTCGCGCAGAGCCCGACGCCCGAAGGTCGGAGGACGCGTGTCGTAGGCGACCGGTACATTCGTGCGTATGCCAGACCTTCCGTCGCCGTTGCCTCGCTACTACTACCTCAGTTGGATCGAAGGCGAGCACAACCACGACGAGGGATTGAAGCTCGCGAAATCTCTCGCAGGTCGTCACGAGCGACAACTCACTGTGATTCGAGCGAGCAAGAATCACCTCGAGCCCATTTTCAAAGGCATCGACGTCGTCACCACCCGGTCCGGTGGCCCACTGCATGGTCGGTTCGTAGCCGCGCTATATCCGGATGTGCGCGATATGACTCGCTTCTTCGCTGACGATCTGCAGTTCATGGTCATTGACTGGGCGGGCAACCCGTCGCGCGGGTGGGCCGAAATACATGGCGCCTACGACCTGCGGGAGGGTCGGTATCTCGAGGATGAACGTCCAGACGAAGTTCGAGAGATTCACGAGCACCTCGACTTCTCCGGCTACAACGGTTACACGAGCCCGCCCGGTAGCTACACGGTCAAGGGTGACCTCGATGAACTCTACGAGCACGGCTGGCTGGACGAACGCGGCAAGGACTATCTGATGGCGGCCATGCTTGCGAACCACTCCGACGGCTCGCTCGCCGACCTTCGAAACCTCGCAGACAAGATTAATCCGAAGCCGCCACGCGACTGAAACTGGCGATCTCGTTGGCCCACAAGCCGGAAGATGGGGCCAGGCAAGCGCGTGCCCGGATGCCGATCATCAATTGGAACGCGAAGTAAAGCCCATCGGCTGGGTCAAGCTCGCAAAGGTCGATGTGGTTTCTCGGGTGGCATAAAAGGTTCAGCACGCCGCCATCAACCGATCCATCCCGATCCGGCAGATGGAATACAAGTCCGCGACTGCCGTGAGAGGGCCCTCCTAATACGAGTCTCGATGTGATCGTCGAGGCCGGTTCGAAGCTCCACACTTGGAAGGTCGTTGTGCGTCAGAAGGAGGCCGTTGGTGATTCCGCTGTTCGTAAGCTGCTAGGTCGTCGCCGTTCATCCCGTCCAGCGAGACTTTCAAGCTGATCGCAGATTCCTTACCGTTGTCCTCCTCCGCAGCACTACGTCCGTCTTGATCTCTTCGACCCGAATCGCTGGGCTGGCGCCTAGCATTCGGCTCCATCCTGTGCCTGAGATGTGCCATGAGATCCGGGACAGCCGACTTGGATCTCTTCTAACAGTCGCCGATCAGTCCGATCTCACTTCACCAAGGACTGATTGACGACGGCCCAAGCCCACTCAACATCGTGAGCTCGAGCGATCGTCGGAACCGTGCCTCGAGTCCGCGATGACTTCAGCCGAACAAGGCCGCAACGATGTCGTGCGTGTATCCGTCGGGGCCAGTGTTGACCCAATGAGTTGCGATCCAGATGTTTTCCCGGAAGAAGTGGGATTCACCAGCATTGCCGTCATCCGTCTTCGGCGTCTCGAACACGCAACGGATGCCGTCCAACTCGTCGTAACAGGTTTGCCCCAGCTCCTGCAGTCGAGCGGGTAGGTCGGTCATCTGATCCGATTCAATGTTCACGACGTTCGTCAACAGGCCGCGGTCAGATCCTCCGCCCGTCGCGCCCCACTTGCAAGTGAGAGCAGTTTGCGATGTGGCCACGCCAGTGATGTCGTCGTCGAAGTACCGGCCTGTCCCTTTCTCAGGATCGTTCGTCCACTCGGGGTTTAGAACGAGCCCGTCGAACTCTGGGGTGAGGTCGCGCGTGTAGATCTCGTCACAACTGCTCGGGATATCGACCCGGGATGCCGTCGGCTCGGCGCTGTCTGTGGCGGTCGGTTCGGCAGGCGCGGGGGATGCGGGACTCGTAGCTTGATCGGAGATCGGCGCCTCCGCGCTCGCACCGCCGCCCGACGTCACCGATAATGTCACCGCAACCGACGCGATCGCTACGAGTACGATCGCCGCGACAAGAGCGACCCAGAAGACGGGGCGTTTCGAGAGCGGTGTGCGACCTGCTATGTCTGCCATCGAGTTCCTCTCGGGATAGCGGCAGCATAGCGAGAGGCGCTGCTCGGAGTAACGATGAGCTCGGGTATCCCGTGACCCTCACTGATCGTGCGCCGACCTGATCCGGCATCCCAGACACCCGCACCTTCCCCACCCACTGCGCCCACCCTGCCCGCCGTCATACCCTCGACGCATGACCACGTTGTCGCAGGATCCCCTCTGGCCGCGCGCCGGCGACTGGCCCGACACCGCGCGATCAGGCCACGCCGCCCTCGCCCTCCTCGGCGTACCTGCCTTCCGCACCTCGCTCTCGCCGACGCGCGCGGACGAGACGCCGGCCGCCGTGCGCGAGGCGCTGCGCCGTTACAGCCCGGCGCTGATCGACCCGATCGCCGAGATCGGCGAGAGCATCATCGATCTCGGCGACATCCGCGACCCTGACGGCGAGGAAGGCGAGGCGCGCACCCGAGCCGCCGTCAATGAAGCGTTGCAGAGCGCGACCGCCCTCCTCGCCCTCGGCGGCGACAATTCCGTCACGGTCGCGACGGCGCTCGGCGCGTGGGGCGACGACCTTTCGACGGCCGGCCTGATCACGCTCGATGCGCACTACGACCTGCGCGACGGCATCTCGAACGGGTCGCCCGTGCGGCGCCTCATCGAGGCCGGGCTCGACCCGACGCGCATCGTGCAGATCGGCATCGCCGACTTCGCGAACTCCGCGGCCTACGCCCGTCGCGCCGCCGTCCTCGGCATCACCGTCATCCACCGCGATGAATTGCACGATCGGCGCCCCGCCGAGGTGATGGCCGACGCGCTCGCGATCGCGGGAGCGGCGGGCGGCCCCATCCACCTCGATGTCGACGTCGACGTGTGCGACCGCTCGATCGCGCCCGCTTGCCCGGCCTCGGTGCCCGGCGGCATCGCGGCGTGGGAGCTGCGCGCGTTCGTGCGCGCCGCCGCCCGCGACCCGCGGGTGCGCTCGGCCGACATCGTCGAGATCGATGCGACGACGGATGCCGCCGACGGCCGCACCGTCCGCCTCGCCGCCCTCACCGTGCTCGAGTTCGCGGCGGGCCTGGCCCTCAGGGATGACGCATGAAAACCGACCTGAAGCGAGAACTCCCGA harbors:
- a CDS encoding arginase family protein, with protein sequence MTTLSQDPLWPRAGDWPDTARSGHAALALLGVPAFRTSLSPTRADETPAAVREALRRYSPALIDPIAEIGESIIDLGDIRDPDGEEGEARTRAAVNEALQSATALLALGGDNSVTVATALGAWGDDLSTAGLITLDAHYDLRDGISNGSPVRRLIEAGLDPTRIVQIGIADFANSAAYARRAAVLGITVIHRDELHDRRPAEVMADALAIAGAAGGPIHLDVDVDVCDRSIAPACPASVPGGIAAWELRAFVRAAARDPRVRSADIVEIDATTDAADGRTVRLAALTVLEFAAGLALRDDA